The genomic segment GTGCGCCAGTTCTCCGGTTTTGAGGGACGGGTGACGGTGCTGGGCCACATCCAGCGGGGCGGCAGCCCCACCGCCAAAGACCGGGTGCTCGCCAGCCGCCTCGGAGCGGCGGCGGTAGAAGCGCTGCTGAGCGGGGCCAGTGGGGTAGCCATTGGTGAGGTAAACGGCGAAATTCGCCTCACGCCTTTTAAGGAGGCCATTGATAAGCGCAAGGATATCGAGCGCAAGAAGCACGAACTGGCCAGTGTGCTGGCATTGTAGCGATATAAGAGACGATTTTTTGGAGCGGTTCCCCCAAATACCCGGCACCGCGGTTTTGCCTGTGCCCGGTACGTCGCACCTCTCCCAATGGTAGAGAGACGCAATTCGATAAGGTCAATAGCCTTACAACTTGCTTTTCAAGTTTAGCCAAAATAAGGAGGTATGGGTCAGAACCTGGAAGTTGCAACCCTGGGAGGCGGTTGTTTTTGGTGTTTGGAGGCAGTCTACGACGAGCTGAAGGGCGTAACCGAGGTGGTTTCGGGGTACTCGGGGGGGCACGTACCCAACCCCACCTACGAGCAGGTCTGTGGCAAGCAGACCGGCCACGCCGAGGTCGTGCAGATTACCTTTGACCCCAGCGTGATTTCGTACCGGGAAATCCTGGAAGTCTTCTTCACCATTCACGACCCCACCACCCCCAACCGCCAGGGCAACGATGTGGGGCCGCAGTATCGTTCGGTTATTTTCTACCACTCGCCCCAGCAAAAAGCGGTGGCCGAGGAGGTGATGCAGGCCCAGGCGGGGGTCTGGGAAAACCCCATCGTGACCGAGCTGGTCGCCTTTGAAAGGTTCTACCCTGCCGAGGACTACCACCAGAACTACTTCAAGCGCAACCCCTACCAGCCCTACTGTGCATTTGTGGTCGGCCCAAAGGTCGCCAAGTTTCGTAAGCAGTACTTTGACCGGCTCAAAAAGAACTCGGTAGCGGGGTAGCTCGGTTAGGCGGTGAAGTTCTGGGAAGCCTTTTGCGGTACACTCCCTGACATGGCCCAAGGGAAGA from the Meiothermus sp. CFH 77666 genome contains:
- the msrA gene encoding peptide-methionine (S)-S-oxide reductase MsrA — its product is MGQNLEVATLGGGCFWCLEAVYDELKGVTEVVSGYSGGHVPNPTYEQVCGKQTGHAEVVQITFDPSVISYREILEVFFTIHDPTTPNRQGNDVGPQYRSVIFYHSPQQKAVAEEVMQAQAGVWENPIVTELVAFERFYPAEDYHQNYFKRNPYQPYCAFVVGPKVAKFRKQYFDRLKKNSVAG